A window from Lachnoanaerobaculum umeaense encodes these proteins:
- the xseA gene encoding exodeoxyribonuclease VII large subunit: protein MVYTVSKVNEYIKNIFLSDCLLSDISVEGEVGNCTYASSKHIYFTIKDERGTLSAVMFSSRRGGLSFDMKTGQKVIVTGNISCYERDGKYQLYAERIEEVGRGKLYEQYLLLKEKLEDMGMFDPIYKKEIPKFVKSIGVATAKTGAVINDIINVSYRRNPYIRIVLAPCLVQGEGAAKSIISAIKKLDKMNLDVLIVGRGGGSLEDLYCFNDEELAKTIFNAKTPIISAVGHGRDHSIADYVADKMASTPTEAAEFANFIYDDYMYTLDIYMRNLKAGLGRKIEDKKRDLNTLLLRLNRKSPQFRLREQKQSLESSSKILQNTFKNILENRKIKLENLTKRLDTASPLKKLSGGYAYISDENNKKVLSAESLKSDDELNIFFSDGKVRAKVL, encoded by the coding sequence ATGGTTTATACTGTATCGAAAGTGAATGAATATATAAAGAATATATTCTTAAGTGACTGTCTACTGAGTGATATATCAGTAGAGGGAGAAGTGGGCAATTGCACATATGCAAGCTCAAAGCATATATACTTTACTATAAAGGATGAAAGAGGGACCTTGTCAGCTGTGATGTTTTCCAGCCGTAGAGGGGGTCTCTCTTTTGATATGAAAACGGGACAAAAAGTTATAGTAACAGGTAATATATCCTGCTATGAAAGAGATGGCAAGTATCAGTTGTATGCCGAAAGAATAGAGGAAGTTGGTAGGGGAAAACTATATGAACAATATCTTTTACTCAAGGAAAAACTGGAAGATATGGGGATGTTTGATCCAATATATAAAAAAGAAATACCTAAATTTGTTAAAAGTATAGGAGTGGCAACAGCGAAAACAGGAGCTGTAATAAATGATATAATAAATGTGAGTTATAGAAGAAATCCATATATTAGAATAGTACTTGCACCATGTCTGGTACAGGGGGAGGGGGCAGCAAAAAGTATTATTTCAGCTATAAAAAAACTGGATAAGATGAATCTGGATGTTTTGATAGTTGGAAGAGGAGGAGGTTCCTTAGAAGATTTATATTGCTTCAATGACGAGGAGCTCGCAAAGACTATTTTTAATGCCAAAACTCCTATAATAAGTGCTGTTGGGCATGGTAGAGATCATTCAATAGCCGATTATGTTGCTGATAAAATGGCTTCAACACCTACTGAAGCGGCAGAATTTGCAAATTTTATATATGATGATTATATGTACACATTGGATATATATATGAGAAATCTTAAGGCAGGTCTTGGGAGAAAAATAGAAGATAAAAAGAGGGACTTGAATACATTACTTTTGAGATTGAACAGAAAAAGTCCACAGTTTCGTCTACGTGAGCAAAAGCAAAGCTTGGAAAGTTCTTCTAAAATACTGCAAAATACATTTAAGAATATTCTGGAAAACAGAAAAATCAAACTTGAAAATTTAACTAAAAGACTGGATACAGCTTCGCCATTGAAGAAATTATCAGGTGGATATGCATATATAAGTGATGAAAATAATAAAAAAGTACTGAGTGCCGAGAGCTTAAAATCAGATGACGAATTAAATATATTTTTTTCTGATGGAAAGGTAAGGGCAAAGGTCTTATAA
- the xseB gene encoding exodeoxyribonuclease VII small subunit has protein sequence MPKKEEKKQGIEETLVNIEDLIAKLEEPDTTLEEAFELYEEGIKLVRQANDSIAHVERQMEILSGDADDE, from the coding sequence ATGCCGAAAAAAGAAGAAAAAAAACAGGGTATAGAAGAAACCTTGGTGAATATAGAAGATTTGATTGCAAAGCTTGAAGAGCCGGATACTACACTTGAGGAGGCATTTGAGCTATATGAAGAGGGTATAAAGCTGGTAAGACAGGCCAATGATAGTATTGCACATGTGGAAAGACAGATGGAGATACTCTCAGGGGATGCAGATGATGAATAA